The genomic region cacacacacaaaaacattcacCAAAGAGCAACTTTGTTACCTCTGCTAAAGGTTTTCCACGGGTTGTCTGttcacaagataactcaaaaagtaatcaGTGGTATTCAATAAAAATTTCTGAGGAGTTAATGTTCTGGGAATAAAGTGGTTCatttttggagttgatccagaaTATACACAGAATGTTTGGCACACAGCAACATTTATCTCAAAAAAGTGGTATGTAGTACATATCACTACTATGTATCTACATGGACATACTATGTACTCTTCgagagtcaatttaaagttttcaatccactggaagaagctggagcacccagaggaaacccacaccaacacagggagaacattcaaactccacacaggtgggaatcgaatccATGATCTTctagctgtgaagcaacagtccaAACCACTAAGCACCACGCTGCCCTACTCTGTCAACAATTGTTTTAATTTAAACAATGCTTTTACTTAAATTATCCAGTTATTCCTtcatttaaaaagttatttagcaaaCCTTAACAGCATAATAAACACCTTATTAAGACATTTTTGACACTTGGGATCCATTAGCTGGAGAAGACCATGTGGATGGCTGCAGGACATCAATGGTTGCTGTcacgatgtgggaatggaccggttttctgcctaggtggttgctatccaggacacaAAACGTTCAGGCACCAGTGCATGTCACTGGAGGTGAAAATAAGTTCTcaactgcgttttttttttttttttttaaacagagtaacacttttaatgacaTTATTTTTACGTTTTTTGGGGGAGGGGCAGCTTCATCTTGGAGAACTTTAAAATGTTATACAATTAGATGAAGCAAGTCAGAATTTCTGACTGATTTTCTTCCATTGAGAGTGAACTTATGCCATTACATGCCACTAGGGAGCGTACATGCATTCACAGTCAATGTTGATACAACAAAATAGACTTTCAAAAGATGTTCCAAAAATTCATGCAATGTAAGATactaactttaaaaaacaaaattactGGCATACAAAAGTAACGCAATAATGCCAAATTCCAAATGTGCCCCGCCCCCCGAATGTTTGGTGAATGTCGACGCAGCTGCGGTTTTATTTTGAAAGCCGAAACCGCAAACTCTCCGTCACCACCGATTTTTTTAAACACCTATTCTTTCACTGAGATGGTGCAGAGAGGAACGAGGATTCTGACGCGTTTATTTGCCGCTCTTTACTTTGCGTTACATTTTGAATacgagtttttatttattttaaaacctATATGACATTTCCAAGCGCATCACTGAGTCACGTGACTGCGTGGTTACAacagacgccccccccccccccccccccccccgcggccCCTCCCCCTCCGGCTGCTTGCCCTTTTGAGGTGAGCGCGCGCGTGCGTGGGCACGTGTGGTTGCTGGTTTTGAGGATGGAGTTCCATCATCTATTGTTCTatcaaagaaaacacacacacacacacacacacccctgatTCTATGCAAATTCATACACGTTTTGTAAATGTACCTCACATTTTAGAAATGatgtcaaaaaaaataaaacaatgttgaactggaataaaaataaatagcattttaattcattttctattgCACATCATCACAATATAAATATATGATCAGGAGTTCTTCTTAAAAATTACAGAATACACACAAAGAACAACACAAACCGTCGGATAAAGTACCCTGAGACAGATCGGATTTAAAGTAGAATCATTTGCACATTAACAAAATTATATTATGCAGTTGTGGTGAAAAAGCAGTTATATTTCTCAACAATATCCAGAACATCTCATCCTTATTTCTTGACAGAAGTGGCCCCTTCCAGATCACTGTATGGTTTGTCACATGGACAGagtcccctgggggggggggggcaataactctcatatgcagaggtggaaaaccccaAGTTCAGTTTGTAAAAATCCCACCAAATATTTGTTCTTGTCACTCACAAAACCAGCTGGTTCTAATTACTTAACTCTCGAGGCAGAGAGATgagctcatcagtgaaatcacctgtttcagGTTTGTGcgtcagataactgaaacaatacttcaaatggtgttacaagcaccaaatgtggcacaaatactctttagacattaagaaaaaaacaaagcaacaacaataacaacaattgtccacttgaattttcagttggcagccagtcaattgaagaattacacaggggtcaaaatttaaaaatgctccgatcatactgaaaactataccacattatttgtctgagcattaagtattccaaaaaggtatagtttggatgagcTGTGACTgattgttatggagttatggaatAAAatctaagaatggtgacaaaggtcaatttcagtttgtacaggggtcaaaagttaaagttgcttcagttttggtaaaaaaaaaaaaaaaaaaaatttaaaaaaaagtggtgcaagttactgattgagctaataggattaatgaatggaatagttttgactgtgttgagtgtttgatatgcaaagtaaaggtcatacaatgtcgacatccattggattctatagcatgtgacatatgttaccccataacatgataaccaaGCATGACCCATGgtgaaaactattcctttttaaaaccctattaactcaaccaataatttggaaCACTTTTTACCACAATTAGAGCAActtaaacttttgacccctgtacaaactgaaattgacctttgtcaccatttttgctgtttttaacccataactccagaacattcagtcacagatagtccaaactatacctttttggaatctttgtgatcagacaaataatgtggtgtagttttcattatgattggagcatcttttaattttgacccctgtgtaattgttcaaaTAAGGACTGTTATCTGCAGCACTAGGTGCACAGGTCAGTGAAGTCGGGATATAACCACCCCCCACCCGCAACACACACTCatgtaacaaaataataattcaacataaaactattttcagCACTGGTTTCAGTCCATCGTCCCGCATGCGCAGTTTGCAATAACAGTGATTACAGGTGTATAAACCACCAAGAAAGGTGTAGATTATGGTTTCATTGGGCTGCTGAGATCTAACTGTGTGTGAGGACCTTTTATTACTCGTATTTTAAAaaccttaaaggggtcatatcttCTGGCTACACTtggattctgaggaaaaattacagAAGACTAACGCAGGGTCAAAAGGTTTCCGTGAACTGTCAGATTTCTACCAGTGTCGCATCATGTGTCACTATGTATTCCAGACATTGGTACATTTGACTACCAATGGGCTGCATGAAAGAAGACGCTAACCGCTGCCAGGACCAGAGTACATAATAGCGCAAACAATAATGATAATGCAGTTAGCATTAACTTTAATACAGTCCATCAGTTGTCGAATACACCATGTCAGCTTACCGTCTGCtgtaaagtagcagaaatgtggcGATTACCAAAAATAAATTGCATTCACACTCTACTGGCAGCCAGTAGAGTAGATAGTGCACAGTGCGCACAAGCACCAGTTCCActccttttttttcttcagtgttgTGGCCGCGCTGCAAAAACGCAAAAGTGCATCCCCTTAGGGTTACTTtagcaacatggtggcctccattaGGGGGCGCACTCTCACCTCGATATGAAGAGCTCATTGTAACCTCGTGAAAACATCGATTCATTGTTGCTGGTCAAACAAAGGGTTATGAGTGCTATTTACAATATTTcaataaatcctacacactgtagcttaaaaaaataaaaaaaaatcagctgttcCAACAATTAACAACTGGTCTGTGCTTTTCACCAcaattaaacaaaatcaaaaatctgaACTCAGAACTCCAAACATATGTTGAGCTGTTTGGACCTAATCACTTATGCATACATTAACATCAATTGGTTATCAGATATAAACATACTTGTTTTAACTCACAAAGTCTGCTGTATTTTTAGTCCTAATGAGCTGCGCAGCGCTTCTTATGGAATACGGTTGGTGTCGTACTCTTCAGGAGGATTTGAGGCCACGTGAATCTGAACTGTTCAAAAGATGTGGACCAACCTCTTAAATTAATGCTTTGGAACATGGAAGATGGCCCtgcttttggggtttttttttgcaacTTGAAATGTAGTGCTATGGCTTACCACCCCCACAAAGTATCCAATCATTGTCCTCTAGGAGCTCAGAAAAGGAGGTATCTGTTGATGGGCCACACATTAATGGAGGTCCATTAAAGCTGGTGGAGGTAGTCAACGGGTCGGTAAGCGGACTTGGCGTTGTGAGGAGTGAAAGTAGTGGTGGAAGATTCGGGGTAATTTCTTGGCTATAACTTGGTTTTAATGCAAAGGCAAGACCAGAGGATGGATTCGGGCCCATCTGGGAGGTAAGTGAAAGAGTGCCAAGACCAGTATCTTGAGGGTTTAATGTCCAAAGAGTATACGGCGGACTTGAATCTACTGGAGTACTGTTGAACTGATTTGACTGAAGATGCAACGCGTTCATACAGCAATCATCTGCACCTAAACCTACGGTTTCTGCAGTTGAAGGTACTAAAGGGGAATAAAAGGGCAGAATGTTTGACACATCTTGACTGGAAGCTGGAATGGAGGACGGTTCTGGAAAGTTACCCAATGTGATGGAATTAAATGCAAAAACATCACTGTGGGAGGACGAGAGAGAATCTGTTGTATTTGCTGTCAATGAAGAATTTTTATTGGTCGATGTTTCATCTGACTTGGGCGTAAGAGTTGTGAAGACGGTTGAGGGTACAGGGTTTGAAATCAACTGGACAGAGATGGATGTAACAGAAGCGTGTCCTAGACTTGGGCTAATGCTAGGAGGAGAAAGGGGAAGTTGTTTGCTCAACAAGGAATGAGACACTGGGACAGAAGAGACGGAGAAGTGTTCAGAGTTTGTAGTTGTTGGAGCAACACTTGAAGTCAAGGTGAGAGGACTTTTGACACCATCTGGTGTTCTGCCTCCATCAGTCAGGGCGATGGAGGTAGAACACAACAGGGGTGAAGCTGAACTAGAAGTGTTTTGATGATCCGTTGAGGCAGAGTTGGCAGTCGGTAAGGACGAAACAGACGTCAGAGTGCAGCGAGGCTCGTGGTGCTTCAACGTCACCGTGTAGAAGTGGAGCTCCCTCCTCAGCGCGGCGATCTCCTTCTCCAGGGCTGTATTAGCCAGCTCAAGATGCTGTAGCTCCTGAAGCAGAGAGGAGGAGGGAGAATAAGAAGGATGAGTGCATGGGGAGAGAGGAAAAGATAAATGAACAGTGCTCACGTTCAGTCGAGTCAGGGAGATCTTTACTATCCCTGACAGAGATACTCATCAgcaataaaaactgattaaagacATACATCAAAAGAACAGCAATAAAGGTAATCACATCACAACCACGTAACATTACGCAAGACatgtatgattaaaaaaaacaaacaaactgtagcCCAAGTCTCGAGTCAGGTCATGCAACCACAtttcatgtgtttgtttttttttgtgtgtctacAGGAAAAGCCCAAGAGTCACAGAGGATGATGTGTGATCACAGTCGAAAGCAGAACCGAAATAGTATTTTTAAAATAGACGTACTCCAAGTCAGCATGTTTGGATTGGTTACGTGCTGACAGCAGTTGGGTGGTCTATGAGAAAAATGGAATTCGGGCTGATCAGTGCTGACTACTGGTGCTTATAACACAATGCtacaataccctcggccgtatgaggatcgtcttctttataatttgcagtataATTGGTTccagtgcaaagtatatatatatatatatatatttataaatttaCTGTTGTTTAAATTCATTATCAAGATCCTAttgtcaatttcaattcaatttattttcatttatatagcgccaaatcacaacagagttgcctcaaggcacctcacacaacccccacagcagcagtggtaagggaaaactccctctgaggaagaaacctcaagcagaccagactcaaagggctgaccctctgcttgggccatgctacagacataaattacagaacaattcacaaaacgaatatacaggatatACATTGTCTTACatataatttgtacatgttcaataaatccCTCCAtcgagcaatcaatcaatcataaacaagatttacgttttaacagcgtctgcaggagggcatgcatgtgcgcatacatgagcttttgacaagcgtGGAAGTTAGCAGAAATTAGCATGCACGCTGATGTCCACAAAATGTGTtagaaatcactccagaggtcttatcaggttacaaaaacagcatttttagtttaagaagtgcttatttctcattagcttttacataatataaagaggttacaaAGAGATTAGATTTACACCACACAAAATGGAGTTTGCAGGTAGTTaggccagcctgtgatgtcaccacgctaaagtccgcaaaatgtcttgtaaatcacttcagaggtgttaacaggttccaaaaacagcgttttcagttttagaagtgtttatttctccctaccttttacataatatatgacaaagaggttatatttacacacaaacaaaactgagatTGCAGCTAGcttgaccagccactgacatcacggttttgctctactctgattggctgtcacccccacccatcaaaaaaaaaaaaaaaaaaacagaatgaaaaagaatgtgactttttaacctcttaaataggtcaaggttagccatctttgaacttgtccaaagtctgtgcccccagaatgttccctgtgaatttgaagactcttgcagcaacaggtttggagttatgctgagcactgaCAGAcggaagtctttgcaatacctgatattTGATAGCCTCGGGTAATAATTCATTATAAACAAAGAAACATGCTGTCATCACACTTGTATTTTTGAGCCTTACGATAATTTTTGTCGCTGTAATTCTCCACAATCCATGTATATGTAGCCACAGAAGATGATGTTATAGTTGACTTGTTCACTGGCTTCAACATTACTTTCCCTATTAAAGTTAAAAGTATTCCAATAACACATCATCAATCACAGACAGTtttcagggttagggttaggcagTACTGCCAATACACACCAGCCCCAAAATTTGGAACTTATTATTGGTTAGCAACATGCTAGCCAGCTAGCATAGATTAGGTCAGCTGCAAAAGCCCTTAACATGGCAGCTGCTATATTAACTAGAGCTAACACAATCTGATTTTACACAATTTTGGTCTAAGGTATTATTAACAACTCCAGAATGAAATCAATGTAGTGTGATGTAAGTTCTAAATCCAGATTAGCAAGTATAAACAGCTAGCATTCACCCTAGCTAGGGTGGCTAATTTGCCACAGTGGCCCTTCATACTACATTATAACAGCTGCTATTTTACTGAGGCATGTCACAAAGTTGAGTTTCATTAAAGAATAAAGAAAAGTTTGGGGAGGTCTACCAAGgtataaatgatttaaaaatcatatcaATATAATATGCAATGAGCTGCAAAACAAAGAATCAGACATCAATGTGGGAGTTTGCtgaaaacagaagaaaatacaaTTGTTTCACTTAACTCTGCAAATACATTATATAATAATATGATGTTTTATGTGGGTAATGACTCGCCAAGTCCTGGAACAACAATAGACCACCAATGGTTTTGTGTGATGGCTCCGGTGATTAGCATGTAGCAGAGTTGAAAATTACCCTGTTGAGTTTGTGGCCAATTAAAAAGCGTAGTTATTGTGACAATACATTCACAACATTAGATGTTTGTGCACAATAATTATGACACAATAGCCATGCCAGGTCCTGTTCTACATCAAGGTATCAAATTTCAAACCAACTCCTAGTCTACAAGATTAGAAAATATCAAAGTCCATTTAGGCGTTTTAGAAGTATTCCAGTTTACACATCTGTGAGATCCAATGCAGTCTGGAAAACAGGATTTTCTATTGTGGGCCCAAAAcagtgaagatttttttttttttttaactggatttttgttttaaagCTACGCTCATTCATTACTTTTTACAATTTTTCATCTTCAGGTGACAAAGGTCATGCAGTTGCATAGAAAATAGTTTTTCTACATCATGTGTTCTAACCCCATAAACCACTAATCCTTGAAGGTGACTCaattttttcacctttttctgtACATTAAACCGGTTTGTGGGAGTGTCGGTTCTTCAAAAATTAACCTGAAGGACACGATAGAAGCAGAACtgaaagagaaagagacaaagcgAAAGTCTGGATTCTTTCCAGGCTTTAGTTCTCCACTCTTTTTGGCACACTGTACACATGCAGTAAACACACCGATCCAGCAGGTCAGGAAATAATAGGATATAGATTTTAATATGCTACTTCAAAAATGAAATaccatacttaaaaaaaaaatagaatctaAACAAATGTGAAATAAAACTCTTGGTGTGACTTGCTGTGCTATTAAATTACTAACTCTACGAATAGTGTCAGTCATAAACCACTAAATAAATTCCACTCACGGTCATCACttcaattatactcaacaaaaatataaacgcaacacttttggttttgctcccattttgtatgagatgaactcaaagatctaaaactttttccacatacacaatatcaccatttccctcaaatattgttgacaaaccagtctaaatctgtgatagtgagcacttctcctttgctgagataatccatcccacctcataggtgtgccatattaagatgctgattagacaccatgattagtgcacaggtgtgccttagactgcccacgataaaaggccactctgaaaggtgcagttttgttttattgggggggggataccagtcagtatctggtgtgaccaccatttgcctcatgcagtgcaacacatctccttcgcatcatccgtgaagagaacacctctccaacgtgccaaacggcagtcaatgtgagcatttgcccactcaagtcggttacgacgatgaactggagtcaggtcgagagcctgatgaggacgacgagcatgcagatgagcttccctgagacggtttctgacagtttgtgcagaaattctttggttatgcaaaccgattgttccagcagctgtccgagtggctggtctcagacaatcttggaggtgaacatgctggatgtggaggtcctgggctggtgtggttacacgtggtctgcggttgtgaggctggttggatgtactgccaaattctctgaaacgcccttggagacggcttatggtagagaaatgaacattcaatacacgagcaacagctctggttgacattcctgctgtcagcatgccaattgcacgctccctcaaatcttgcgacatctgtggcattgtgctgtgtgataaaactgcacctttcagagtggccttttattgtggacagtctaaggcacacctgtgcactaatcatggtgtctaatcagcatcttgatatggcacacctgtgaggtgggatggattatctcagcaaaggagaagtgctcactatcatagatttagactggtttgtgaacaatatttgagagaaatggtgatattgtgtatgtggaaaaagttttagatctttgagttcatctcacataaaatgggagcaaaaccaaaagtgttgcgtttatatttttgttgagtgtatatacttcTAAATTTTTAGACCTGCCTGATTTCTTCTTGTGTAACTGGGTGATCTGACCCATTCATCTTTGGCTTCCGACTGCAGTGCACGTTGTTGGTGCATAGCCAAAAAAATCATCTTGGCAATGTAAGTATTTATATGATATTTTTATGTGCAAAACTGCacataaaatgtattatttttccaaaatatttgttCTTATAAATCAGAACTGGATGCCACAGccttcaaaaaagaaaagaaaaaagctgctTTTGCACATTATTTGCAGTTAAAGCTGCAAATATTGTTAACACAAGAATTGTCAGCTGTATTACTAAAGTTAGTAATACAGCTGACAATCCGCAACAGTTCTTTGTCACATCTGCAACGTTTTGAATTCTCTATTGTATTCTAAAGGAAGGAGTTTAATAAAATTTGTAGTTCTCTTAACCCAGGCCTTTTAGTTGTTTATCTTCAGGTATAAGCCTTTTTGAAATACTTCCCCAAAATTCACAGAATTCTGACAACTGGATTGATGACTGCTGAAAAAGGCATTTTTCTGATGTCACGTCCGAACGCCCACACAAGAAGGgataagtgttgtgaaagtgtagtgacacggacccacaacagggggcgcaaatgaacggccaatagatgagccaaaaagtaacaatttaatgttgtgaaatgtgcacaacgaacatacagacaatctcagaatataattacagtcaatccacaaaggtgacgtgtgggcaggctcgaggatagaagacgtctgtcctgagaagagccggaaccacacgatttccgccgccacagaacctgatgaatactggagccgccaagtcccgaattcccaggtgatcaccgtccccgactgtcggatctggtactgctggcgagaacaaagacagtcaagtgtgggtgtgtgtacacccagtaacaacaacggtgggaatgccacctccacctctcactcaatacgttgcagcgatccctcagaggaaaaagagtgccgtcttgcacagcctccccaaacctgcaaacactcacaataaacagattcagaaaataccacaaaaaggctgaggatattacctctaatgacgtacgatatctcggcgatgaggtggagatgacgtctgggttttatggagtgcgatgatgtagaatgtgtgacagctgtcaggaattaatgagtgacagctgtgtccgtggcggcagcgccctctcatgcctgaagcccgcacttcaggcagggcgccctttggtggtgggccagcagtacctcctcttctggcggcccacacaacaataagcaGTCCCAGGGGCAATAGAAAATTCTGGTCTCTTGTCAGTGACTTAGGGCAACATGTGGCCTACAGCATAGGATTAATCCAAAGCAGATATCTTTCCCCATTGTAATACTATCACTCAGAAAATGCATCCAACATGTCACGTCCGCAACCGTAGAATTGCCCAACTCATAACCAGGTTCTGATGAGCCGAGCAGTGGTGACGTTGGTCTGGTTtgcaaataaatgtaaaaaaaaaaaaaaaaaaagtgactgaaaAACTTCCACACAACCTACATGCAAGTTAAAtcacacacctgctcctaatttccatcatccaagCAAAACAAAATTGTTGTAGCACATCAAAGTTATCCTCTTTATATGCCCTTTTATTTTGGAGACTTGCATCacgatagcatttattgttttcgaGTTATCGTGTGAATAATTTTGAGGGGACGAATGTGCCGAGCAATTTTATGTTGGGATGGGGAATGGCCCAGAATAAAGACACCATTAAATGCTGAGAAGAATTCAAAATTTGTGCACCACATTTTCTTTCAcattccaagattttttttttccatatttacATTAAGTTCTCAAGAGATAACACACtaatcacaattaaaaaaaaaccactAATCTGACATATTTGATGTATTAATATTATGTATGATGTGTGTGTTCCACTGAGCGCCGTTCTGGTTGTTTCAAAGTTTTTCTCACTTGACCAGTTTTCATATTTTCATGACTTTAAATCACTATATATATTCAATAATTCGACTCACATTATATGTTTTAGGAATCACCACTGTGGAATTTGTCCCTCTTGGAGTGGAAAAAGAACAGAAAGAGGAATGAACAGGGAAACGTGTGTGTGAGATGAGGGGTGATGAGGAAAGGGAGGGCGGCAGTCAGGCAGGGGCATGCCTTCTCCTAAAGCAGAGCGTTTACAAGAAACGACAGCGAGCGTGTTGCCAGATTGTGCAAGATGCTCAGCTGATGCACGTAATGAGGGGTTAATGCACATGTGGAGGGAGGAAAAAAgtgggaggaggaagaggaggcagAGTGGCGAACCTCATGGAGCTCATCCgccttttgtgtttgcttttttcTGCTCTTCCTCGCTGCATCTCTGTTCTTCTGTCTTCTTTTGCTCCCTCTTTGTCCCACATTCTTCACCATGTCCTCCTGGAAAAGAAGCGTGAGAGAGTGATGAATTCATgcgaccacaaaaaaaaaaaaaaaaaaaaaaaaaaaacagggttcaGAAAAGTCTAACACAGCTATAAACCATTTATCGTTTAATAGATCAACTGAATATTTGTAGATTATCGAGACAAATGCGGCACGTCAATGATAAACTGGTTTAAATCACTTGAACACTTGTTTAAAATAAATTACATCTTAATTTTATCGTTTTAAATGCTTACAGGTTAAAAATATGTCAGAGTTAAACTACTGTTAATgagatttaaaggggtcatactttACACATTTTCTAAGCTAATATAAGTCAGTGAATGTCTTAAAAaactaattttattttttgtagccAAAAATACACCACATCCGGTGAGCTGTTGCGTCCTCCAAAAAGATATTTTCATGTCATGAAACAACGCGGtcctgtgcctgttgctttaaatggaaatgaCATGTGTTAGGCCACACCCCCTCTGATTTAAAGAAAGGGCGTATGTTCCTGTCTGTCACACAGGTCATGTCAGCATGTGTTACAGAGCTGGACCGACTGAGGCGGCGCATTTTAGGGCAAGGACAAACTGAAATGGAGTTTTctgtaacatacactcaacaaaatataaacgcaacacttttggttttgctcccattttgtatgagatgaactcaaagatctaaaactttttccacatacacaatatcaccatttccctcaaatattgttcacaaaccagtcgaaatctgtgatagtgagcacttctcctttgctgagataatccatcccacctcacaggtgtgccatatcaagatgctgattagacaccatgattagtgcacaggtgtgccttagactgcccacaataaaaggccactctgaaaggagcagttttgttttattggggggggataccagtcagtatctggtgtgaccaccatttgcctcatgcggtgcaacacatctccttcacatagagttgatcaggttgtcaattgtggcctgtggaatgttggtccactcctctttaatggctgtgcaaagttgctggatattggcaggaactggtacacgctgtcgtatacgccggtccagagcatcccaaacatgctcaatgggtgacatgtccggtgagtatgccggccatgcaagaactgggacattttcagcttccaagaattgtgtacagatccttgcaacatggggccgtgcattatcctgctgcaacatgaggtgatgttcttggatgtatggcacaacaatgggcctcaggatctcgtcacggtatctctgtgcattcaaaatgccatcaataaaatgcacctgtgtcctTCGTCCATAACATATTTCAGTTCATTTGTAATGTGTATGGTTTGTGAAACTGAAATTTGCAAAACTTTTAAATCCTTGTTTCTGCCTTCATTTAACTATATTTTACCATGTTTAAACATTAAAATTCTGTTATTGCCATTAACTGGTAAGAGGTTAACAAACATTCATTGCCACTATGACCATTTTTGTTGCTCA from Thalassophryne amazonica chromosome 23, fThaAma1.1, whole genome shotgun sequence harbors:
- the batf2 gene encoding mucin-2 isoform X1, with product MKRKEKVVAFPPGCISSSEPKASAPQYTSHIVGADGSRCRGVMRTCPSARNTRSESTSTGSSGSEDMVKNVGQRGSKRRQKNRDAARKSRKKQTQKADELHEELQHLELANTALEKEIAALRRELHFYTVTLKHHEPRCTLTSVSSLPTANSASTDHQNTSSSASPLLCSTSIALTDGGRTPDGVKSPLTLTSSVAPTTTNSEHFSVSSVPVSHSLLSKQLPLSPPSISPSLGHASVTSISVQLISNPVPSTVFTTLTPKSDETSTNKNSSLTANTTDSLSSSHSDVFAFNSITLGNFPEPSSIPASSQDVSNILPFYSPLVPSTAETVGLGADDCCMNALHLQSNQFNSTPVDSSPPYTLWTLNPQDTGLGTLSLTSQMGPNPSSGLAFALKPSYSQEITPNLPPLLSLLTTPSPLTDPLTTSTSFNGPPLMCGPSTDTSFSELLEDNDWILCGGGKP
- the batf2 gene encoding mucin-2 isoform X3; translated protein: MVKNVGQRGSKRRQKNRDAARKSRKKQTQKADELHEELQHLELANTALEKEIAALRRELHFYTVTLKHHEPRCTLTSVSSLPTANSASTDHQNTSSSASPLLCSTSIALTDGGRTPDGVKSPLTLTSSVAPTTTNSEHFSVSSVPVSHSLLSKQLPLSPPSISPSLGHASVTSISVQLISNPVPSTVFTTLTPKSDETSTNKNSSLTANTTDSLSSSHSDVFAFNSITLGNFPEPSSIPASSQDVSNILPFYSPLVPSTAETVGLGADDCCMNALHLQSNQFNSTPVDSSPPYTLWTLNPQDTGLGTLSLTSQMGPNPSSGLAFALKPSYSQEITPNLPPLLSLLTTPSPLTDPLTTSTSFNGPPLMCGPSTDTSFSELLEDNDWILCGGGKP